The Balaenoptera ricei isolate mBalRic1 chromosome X, mBalRic1.hap2, whole genome shotgun sequence region gtgataagccataatggaaaataataaaataatataaaaaaccatatatatatatatatatatcactgagtcactttgctgtacagcagagattggcccaACATTGtaaactatatttcaatgaaaaagaagagaaggacagAGGAATCAGCCAAAATAGGCTCCCACTGACCAAACTGAGGAAAATTTGAGCATAAAAATGCATGATGATCATAGATTATAATCCATTAAATAGAAGAGGAAACCACAAGTCCATACACATCTAAACAAATGGAAATCTTAGTAAAGAACATGATATTTACgtgattttaaaatacttcccCACAAGGTAGTTAATGTAAAAGGGAATAGGGTAAGTTCATTGGGAAGAAGCTTGGCAGATATCACTTTTAACCAAGGTTAAGCCACTTCTCATCTGGTAAGACGCAATGAGAAGGTAGCATCACCTACCTCAATGAGAAGGAAATCACCTGTGATTTTCCTGCCAATCATGAGAACACAGCAGATGAACTCCAAAGGAGGGAAGTCCTATAAAATaagtgtagtgggttgaatagtatATGCCTCTGATATTCATGTCCACCCAGCATCTCAGAATGTGACGTTATTTGGAActaggtctttgcagatataattcaTTAAGAAtatcaagatgagatcatcctaaATTTAGGGAGAGTCCTAAGTCcagtgactgatgtccttatggGAATATAAgaggacagagacacacagggaagaagctCCTGTGAAGACACAGGTAGATATTAAAGTGAtactgccacaagccaagaaatgcccaGGATTGCCAGCAACGACAAGAAGTTAGGGGAGAGGCCCTGGAGCAGCTTTTTCCtcaaagcctccagaaggaaccaaccttgccaacaccttgatttttggacttctggtctactgaactgtgaaagaataatttTGTGCTGTTCTAAGCTACCCAGATTGTggtacttgttacagcagccctaggaaactaatataataacgGACTCATAATTTTCCAAACTCCCTGGTCCATgaagtcaaaaaacaaaaaagactataACATGGTCTAgactgaaggaaactgaagagatGTGAAGACCAAGTGGAACCTATGATTCTTACCTGAGTTCTTTTGTCATAAAAGACATTCTTGGGACAACTGGTGAAACATGAATCAACTCTGAGGACACACATCAATATTAATTCCCTGATTTTATTATCTTGTGCATGTGTAGGAGAATGTCGTTGTTTATAGGAAGTATAAGGGAAAGTGCCTGGCAGTTGGTGGGATAGCAGGTGGGGGAACTGACTCACAGGTGATTGGGGATAACTTGCTACTCAATAGCCAATATTTATGATTCTTTAAAGTTGCTATTGTTTAAAAATGTCCACCTGTCTAGTAACCGGGGAAATGTAAGTTGAAGCAAAAATAGGATTAGAAAAAATTGGTAAGTCTGAGGAAACCGAGTATCGATAAAAATAAGGAGTGGTAGGACTTCTTGCTCAGTGCTATGTGTGTGAAAGAGGTGTGTCTGCCTTAGAGAGGAGTTGGCAGTATGTACTCAAGTTCAAGCTATGTGTAACCTGTGATGACTCAGCAGTCCCACCTATGCATAGGTACCCTTGAGTTTTACACACATTGTACAAGGAAACATGTCTGAGGAGGGTCGTACCAACATTATTTGTGAGGCTTGGAAACTTGAAATGActgaaatgtccatcgacagaaacatggataaagaaattgtgatatGTTGATACAATAGTTGAAAGGATTGAGCCTGACGTACAGTTATAGCAGGGATCCATCTTGACGATAAAAGGTCAAGTGAGAAAAATGagttaaaaaggaaacaacccaatccaaaaaagggcagaagacctaaatagacatttctccaaagaagatatacaggttgccaacaaacacatgaaagaatgctcaacatcattaatcattagagaaatgcaaatcaaaactacaatgagatatcctctcacaccagtcagaatggccatcatcaaaaaatctacaaacaataaatgctggagagggtgtggagaaaagggaaccctcttgcactgttggtgggaatgtaaattgatacagccgctgtggagaacagtatggaggttccttaaaaaactaaaaatagaactaccatacgacccagcaatcccactactgggcatataccctgagaaaaccataattcaaaaagagtcatgtaccaaaatgttcattgcagctctatttacaatagccaggacatggaagcaacctaagtgtccatcaacagatgaatggataaagaagatgtggcacatatatacaatggaatattactcaggcataaaaaggaacgaaattgagttatttgtagtgaggtggatggatctagagactgtcatacagagtgaagtaagtcagaaagagaaaaacaaataccatatgctaacacatatatatggaatctaagaaaaaaaaaaaaaggtcatgaagaacttaggggcaagacgggaataaagacacagccgtactagagaatggacctgaggacatggggagagggaagggtaagctgggacaaagtgagagagtggcatggacatatatacactaccaaatgtaaaatagatagctagtgggaagcagccgcatagcacagggagatcagctctgtgctttgtgtccacctagaggggtgggatagggagggtgggaaggagggagacgcaagagggaagagatatgggaacatatgtataggcataactaattcactttgttataaagcagaaactaacacaccattgtaaagcaattatactccaataaagatgttttaaaaaaaaaagatacgcaCTGAATAATGAgattatataaatgttaaaaggcacacagaaatactttattttcttatatctgtatgtgtgtttgtgtatgcatATGGATACGTGTTTATTACAGGCCAGTTTCAGTACAATTGTTAATTACCTTTGGGAAACGGGAGAGAGGGGGAATAAAAGAAGAGGAGCTTTcgatttaaaatgtaatatttttgtgtgttttttaaatgtcgAAGCAAATGTGCTAACTGCCAAGAGTTAAATTAAGGTATGAAATATGAGGTTGTCCCTTTTAAGGCtgtctgaatttttctttttccagtatgGAAAAATACTGTACAAGTAAATAGACTGTTTTCAAAAGGAAAGTTCATTctgataaaataaagcaaaaaaaaaaaaaaaaaaaaagggtggggtcGTGCCGTAAAAGGAGAATGTATGGACATGGATGCCTGTCTCTCTGATACAGCATTCAGAACGTTTCTGACCACCCACACACAACAACGTGAAAAAGAAAGtgcgttattattattattgatttcgCATTATCTGTGCCCAAACCCTATCAAGCTAACCCAAGAGGAAAAGCATCCAAAGAAGGTCCATCACCAACAGTACCACCCCACCCACAGACACAGCCAAACTCCTGCAAGGCGGCATCTCTAACAACGTCTACACAATGGCACCTGTGTGTGGTTGGGCAGGTGTTATGTACAACAAAAACATGGAAGATCGGCAGTACGATGACAAAAATACAGTAACTTCCCAGCAGATGGCAAGAAAAAAACCTTGAGGAAATGGAGCCATGTTTTGAACTCCTAGGAAGATGCCAGTGGAATAACTGGTGACACTTTATCTGAGGCCACTCCTGTTATTCTATAGCACACTATTCTATTTGTTTTTGTGATTTAATACCATATGCCTTTCTTAAACCTTGTTTATTTGCACAGCTGCTTGTTACTATCTTCTACTGTCTTACCCTTTGAACAGATACTCCATGAAGTCAGGGACCTATTCCGTTTGTTCACTTTCACATCTCAACCATCTAGCACAGATGCTGGCACCCACTAAATTCTCAATCAATACTGATGGCATAGACCCAAAAGCAACAGATGAAACATCTTCTATCCGGTCCTTCTAATGCATGTAAACATCTTGCAGATCACtggtattttgaaatgtatattaaaaCTACACTGGTGCCATAACAATACTTAAATGACACTGTAAAAATAATATGGATGTCAATGAATGAATTATTGCCTCTGAGCAAATGGGATAGATCAGTGTAATACCTGAATTACAGAAAGATATTTAAGCAAAGTATTTTACCATATTGCATATGGAGTTGATTCTAACTCCATATGCATTCATTTTTAATAGCAAGTTGATTATATTTTACTGACAAGGAGAGTACAGGCATTGTAAAACATAACAAATTATATTGTTGGtgtataaaataacaaatgacaatgaaatcaacTGTACTCTTTCATACAAAAATTGTATGAGCTTGTAATACTAAATCGTTCAAGACAGAATCTAGCCAACTGATTATATAATCACTGTTCAAAGCTGACCATGACCTATATAAGGTATCaactatttacatatttaaagctAAAGTCACTATTTGAAAACCCACAATGTGGctgaaaaaattactttttgatTGATTGAGTAAAGACTTCCATTATGGGATTACTATCACCATTTCAGTAGatatttatagatgaaataaactaaggaatttttatttatagCCCTCTTACAGCAGGTAGTAAATTAACATATTAATAGAAAACTGCTGTGGTTTTGGAGTAGAAATTATTTCCATGCAATGTTCTACAGCCATAAagttagataaaatatatttaagaacttAGGCTGAGAGGAGAAATGAATATTTCAAACATAGTACTGATTATTTATTCTACCATGCCATATTtgaagggtgatttttttttttttaataaaggcatTTTAAACACAAATTGAGAACTTCAGTGACTCTGATATTCTAAAATTTGGTTAGAACAGTGTTTTCAGACTCTAGCTCCTGACTCGTTAGCAGCTGTGAAATCATTTAAATGTCAtgacaatattttttaagaaaatgtgataaaaatatcaaaaagaattACATATAATGAGAGTATTatcttatgaaattatttttaatttttaaatttatgtatacatatgtgtatgtaaaatatatgcatataggtATTGGATCACCATATAAAGTAGGTCACATTCAAGAAAGGTAGGAAATttacagacttccctggtggtgcagtggttaagaatccgcctgccaatgcaggggacatgggttcgagccctggtccggaaagatcccacatactgcggagcaactaagcctgtgcaccacaactactgagcctgggctctagagcccacgagccacaactactgagcccacgtgccacaactactgaagcccgtgcgcctagagcccgtgctctgcaacaagagaagccaccgcaatgagaagcccacacaccgcaacgaagactagcccccactcgctgcaactagagagagccccatgcagcgacaaagacccaacgcagcctaaattacttaattttaaaaaaactcatttaaaaaaaaaaagagagagaggttggAAATCTCTGAAGAGAATGGTGTACCAAGCATCACAATATATAGGTGGTTATAACGGGCAATCAAAcaaccttactgtgtttggaaaCACGTTTTCAGATTGTAAAACCAGAAAACCTGTTCAAATTCAATCATGTATTCAGTTCTCAGCGTGCTAGGCCGGGATTTGCAAAGCTGCTAATCTAACAACACACTTGATAGTGAAACATGAGGAATGACAGTAGAGCAGCCCATACAATCTCCTTCAGCTTTAGTGTGTTAAAACTATCATATTCAAATGATGGTTCTCCTCATACTGCATGTAAATTCCAATGAAGCACCAAACCCCTCATTCGGAGACAAATGGTGAGTCTCTGTCTCTGTAACTGACAACCTAATTGAAATCCTTTTGTGTTTACCAACCTTTTAATGCTTTAGGAAGACAGATATCCTACCGTAAAACGGTGCTTCCCTTCACAGGGATTTTTAAACACAAGACATTAAGAGAAAGATAATTTGCAAGGCTTCATCTACTTTTTCCCTAGCTGTTGAGGAGGAATTGATGCATTTTAACTGTATCAACTATACTTGGGTAAGCAAGTAGCAGACAGTGGCTCTGGCTACCTTAAAGTCagagagagggaattccctggcggtccagtgatgaGGATTCCGCCCTTTCACTTTCACTGgatcgatccccggtcagggaaccgAGTTCCCACAAGCCAGGGGGTTGCAGCCAAATAAGTACAGTCACACAGAGAGTGCACTCAAAGGACATGACCAGGCGGCTCCCACAGTCAGCAGCGATGGAGGCCCGGGGTTCTGAACGGTGCCAAGGCTTGACTGTCTTGCATCAGGTTGGCTGTCCCAGAGCACTGCTCCTGCCTTGTGCTGCAGGATACCCGCCTGTGGCTGTGTCGCCGCTCCTCAGCTAAGTCTCACTCCGCTCACTCATTCTCCATCACgcactctctctgcttccacccACACCTCTGGTGATCAGAGCCCGTCCTCCAGCGCAATGACCCAAATGTTCAGTCCTGACTGATCTGTACTCTTGCTTCTGCCATAGACACTCGCAGTAGTTTTCCACTAACTAGTCCACTAGTAGTAGAGGGGATACCCAAGGGAATTACCTGGGTTTCATGgacattcctccctcccctcatgGTACAGCAGCAAATCTATCTCCCTTTGAGCTACAGATGGCATGTCTGTGTCCCCCCGACAAAAAAAACCATAGGTTGAAAGCCTAACCCCTAAGGTGATGGTAacaggaagtggggcctttgggagatggttagatcataagggtggagcccttatgaatgggattagcgTCCTTAGGAGAGGACCCGGAAAGCTTactcaccccttccaccatgtgaagacagtgAATCGGCCAGTGCCTTGATCCCGGACTTCCTGGTCTTTAGAACAGGGAGCAGTGTCTGTGgttttctgttacagcagcctgagtggACGACGATGCCTCGCTAGGGACGACGACATCCTCCGTCTACGACCACTGCCGCTGTGCCTCCCGTGCAAGGAGCCAGCGGAAGTGGCAGCGAAATGCATCCCTTCCCTCGTCTGTGCCTCCAACAAACTGCCTTTACCTTACTTCAAGATCAAGTTGGATACGCGATTATGAGTTGTGCAAGACTGCATATGCAGAGATGCTTTCTGTATATAACAAGGAAAAGGTTGAATCCTATTCTTGCCCCTCTTGAAGTCCGTCAAGAGAaagggatattaaaaaaaaaaaaaaaaagagagagcaggagAATTATCCCGAGGGGACATACGTGAGGATACATAACTATATGTGTTAGCATTTAGTCAGCAAAGCTTTGAGTTGTGTCAATAGGGGCAAAATTGAGTGCAGAGCTGAGCAATTACGTGAAGTCAGCCCACCTAAACTGTCAATCTGCAAACAATGATAATAACTACTTTTAACAGTACTATAATATAAAgttataatgaaataataatactCTTATATaatagcaattattattattactgaagtTTATCcacttttcctcatctgcagtaATTGCTTTTCCTCCTGCTTCAAGTTATGTGGATAATTACttcaaatttcagttttattttgctATAGTGTAGACATAACTCAGGCCAGAAAAACCTCAAAACCctgaatttccctaatgattggttcctcaactgtaaaagtaATGCCCTAGATCCAGAAACATTTCtatgactttatatatatatatatatatatatatatatatatatatatatatatatatatatatatatatatttgtaattatatgtatgtgttttagtcatcaagaaaaaaagcagcATAAATGAAATGTGTCCATGTTAACTGCCCATGTCTGTTTAGAATCATAATTCAATGCTCAGAACCTCACGGCTCTTTCTTTGCCAGCTTCTCATAGGCACACACAATGCCCCATATTGGGAAACCAGAATGTAAGAGTTttgaggagttttttttttttttttttttttttaaatatactgctTGGTCCTTTCTCACATTAACTTCAAAACCAAATCTATTTTCTCTAATTGTCAGTGGAAGCAGTGGGTTACCATAGTTACAAAGTAAAGAGTGttactgaaaagaagaaaagactaatgaaattttaaatgacagattCAAAGGTATTAGGAAATTACCCCCGACAGGGAAATGGGCACTTATTCAAGCTGCCAGTCACAGTAATTACCGAGCAAACCTATCCGGATCTGGGTCAGAAAGTCTCTTCAGACGTTGCATACACCAGTGCTGCAGCATTGGGACCAGGGCTGGTCCCAATGACATGGGCACCCTGTCGTTAGTGCCCGTTTCTGTTGCTATAGCTGCAGGAGGACGCACTGTAACCTCCACGCGGCATGGGCTGTGACGGGCCTCAGGTGAGGAGCTGGCAGAGCACACCTGAAAGGCACTGATGCTACAGGTGAGGTGCTGTATCACGGTGCCGCGTCGCCCAGGTGTGAGGAACTTGCTGCCCTGTACACCCATCTTTCGACCATCTTACAGGGTTTTTCAAGGCAAGTACCATCCACTCAACATGGTCAAAGACATATGTAGAAGGTAcgatatagtttttaaaagtctaaCATGAAGGTTTGTTTTTGCTCAGGGGAAGGAATCGATAAGTTATTGAAATAGCATACAAATAGATTATTCACATAAAATAACAGGTAAGAGGGAAATCTAGTGAATAAACAGATGGAAGAACGGAGAATCCATCCACTTCAAGTAGCTTATGAGAACAACATATTAAGATTTAACTACATGTTTGCTAGAGTAGGAAAAACACAGACCCCCAAGAAACATCACTACTCTCCAAGTCCTGGCATGACTCGTAAGAAAACAAGCAGTAGTTGGTGTTTCTGTGCTAAAAGTTGTGTATTTTGGGCTTCTAAGAACCATAAAATTGACTTAAAGAATGGTTTCAAAAGgtaaaaagagaaatgcaaaacaattaaagACGTGCAATTAAACTGGTTTGTGTCTCACTGCTTCATAGTAATTAAGAGTTCATGCTTGGGAAAGCGCCATATAAACGATTTAAGATTTAAGACAGGTGTACATGAGTCAGTGTAAACCTACACTCGAGTCCTCAAGTGACGGGACAACTACTCAAAAAATGGAAGACCTGGGGTCAGTATagcatgatttaaaaataatgaaggaaTGATGATTCTGGATTGAATTGTTATTTGCTAGGCTACTTGGTTGACTTGGCTCTTTGTGTCTAGTAGTATTTTATCCATTTAAGGTCTTAGAGTACCTACGGCCGGTACACAGTAATGGCTGAACACTTGGTGAAGTATGGCCTTGAAGGAAtagggagagaaagacagagaaaccaGGACGGAGAAAGAGCTGGGGAGATAAGGACAGAGAATATTAACAACAGGGAGGCGTCAGAAGAGCCTGACAGTCACATTAGCTGGCGAGCAGGTTTACGGAGGACAAGGACTAAGGAAGACATACCTAAATGCAAACTCTGGGCTTCTGGTTACTCTCTGCTATTCACTTTCTACCTCCACACCAGGAACAACTGTACACACCTAGGAAAAGCAAGCCTTCATTGCTCCACCCCTTGTTAACGGCCTTTCATGATGCTGACTATTTCTCACATCCTTCCTGGCCCACCTGAGAGGGAGTGGGGTGCAGCCTGAGAACATGCTTCCTTCCATTCTGGAACTACAGGACACTGGTATCTCCTGGAAACACCTGTGCTTCACGTCTAAAGGGTGCTGCCACATTATCCCTGCAGAGAATGTGTACACCACGACCCTCATTTTCAACAGTCCATGGTTTCCCCAGAGAACCCCTTACATTTCCAACGGGCTTTCAAAGGACGTGATGGTTCTCTTAAAACGATTCCTTATCACCTGAGTGTAACCACCTTAATGACGTTGCCAAATTCAACCAAAATGCCTCATTTCCTCACACCAAGtaatgatttaaatattaaaaattacaaatgttaCAAAAACTAATAACAGAGAGTTATGataggctttttaaaaaggatttaatTAGAAACCTCCATCAAGAACGGTCTGAAATGTGTTTTGCATTGTAAAGTTTTAAGCGTTGTATTCAAACCAACTTTCTTTAAGTAAAAACTTGATGGCGTCATCAAAGCCACGATGATATAGTGATTCCATTATCGTCTTGCTTGGTGGGAAAAGGGCTTGGTGAAGCCTCACCAAGTTTGCCACGGACAGCtaggacagaaagacaaatgggaGCTGGAGGATATTACAGTACAGGTAAAGGGACATCATCTCTGTAACCTGAGCTTTCTTATCATAGATACtattagcaattaaaaaaaaaaatcaggaggaagaaaattaaatttaaaaattcagcccCACCCATACACCGCATGAGGGTTTTTCAGCCTGGGCACCACTGACGTTTTGGGCCAGATGCTTCTCTGTGGTGGGCTCTGTCCTGGGCACTGTAGGGTGCTAAGTGGCACCCCTGGGCCCCGCCCACTAGATTCTAGCACACATCCCAGACGTGATGGCCAAAACTGGCTCCAGACGCTGCCCGTGTCTCCTGCGCATAATACCACCTCCTGTTGAGAGGACTATTCGACTAGATTAAGGGAATCCACATTTTTATCTAAGTTATTCTGTTAGGTCCTAAGTTTTTCTCTGATGTTTTCACCTACTTAATTCCTGCCATCTTTTAAAACAACTCAATGATCTAATTTAAAAGTGCACTGAAATCCTGCCCAGTATACGGACCTGaaaaataagtgaagaaacgGAAAATGTTTCACAAATAGACTGTTGATAGTAACAGTCATGTCCATATGCATGACACATgtagattatttaaaatattgatgcaGTTTGTACATAAAACTGAGTCGCCAAAGTTTTGGAAGCATGTGGAAAGTTTTCGGAGATGAGGAGTCTTCACTTATCAGTGAACATCATTACTCACCAGTATGTCCTGCTTGGTGATGGTCACATAGAAATCCAGCTGCCCTTTGCCCCGCGGGGAGATGTCCATTCGCCCGCTAAACGGTGAGATGGTCACTGTCCGGCCTACGGGCAGGAGGGGCAGGCTGTTGGTAAAGCCTCCGTCTACCCACTTCTGTGGAAAGCACACCCCTCCATCAGCACCTGTCGACAACATCCCTCCCATGTGAAGAAAATGAGCGTGCATTTCCCCAACAGGACTCTTTCCCTCTAACAATGCATGCCTTGGGAACGCCCTTAACTTACGATTTATGAGGACCCGTCAGATTAGATTTGTTTTGGAAGCAAAGCAAATCTTTGTATGCATATCATTAACCCATATAATAAGAACCCTGAACGGAATCAGGAAGTCTCTCCAATTGTTTAAAAGCTTTAAGTAGATCATTTCACATAAGAAGTACCTatggcttcccttgtggtgcagtggttaagaatctgcctgccaatacaggggacacgggttcgagccctggtccaggtagatcccacatgccacggagcaactaagcccatgagccacagcagctgagcctgcgtgccgcaacaagagaagccaccgcaacgagccTGGGCACCGCaacaatgagtagcccccgctggccgcaactagagaaagccctcgtgcaacAATGAAagcccaacaaagccaaaaataaaaataaataaatttattaaaaaaaaaaaagtacctaaaTTTTTACTGATGACAGTGCTTGCATAAGAAGCCATGTGTAATTAGGCTGGGATTCATTATCTAATCAGAATGCAAAGCCAAGTTTACTCTGACACTGAGCAAACCGTCCCCAAAACAGGAGGTTGTGCTGCGTGGcttggtgggatcttagttccccgactagggatggaacctgtgcccccctgcagtggaagcgtggagtcttaaccactggaccgccagggaagtcccaggaggttCTACTTTTATCCTAAGAACTGGAAATCAGCATTTTCTGTagcaaacttaaaaataaatagaatcgCCAGAAACCCTTCCATTTCCAAAGCAGTTCCTGAGTATGTAAGGTCTTCAAGCCTTGAAGAATTGGGGAGGAGGGGTGCTGTGTTAAAACAGGAACATTACTCAGAAGAGATTCTGTGCTTTCAGACCCAAGCCTGAAGGAAAGGCATGGACAGAGCAGGTCAGAGAAGCTTCTAGAGGCTTGTGCAGAATTGTACACTGGGAAAGGATTGAAGAAACACAAAGATAATACTCCTTACACTGtttcaaggcaaaagagtctccaTCTGTCCTTGAGCCCACATGTTAACAGAATCAGCTCTaacaataaataagcaaacatgcAACACTGAAGTTCAAATGCTCCCAGCTGTATCTGAATTGGAAAAATCCCGGAAggtgatgtgaaaaaaaaagggggggggcacTGGAAATTGTGGAGAATGCCGCACAAAAAAATCTTTTGTGGAGAAAGCAAGAAGGTGGGGCGAGGAGCAAGAAACCAGTTAGAATAAagcatcctgggacttccctggtggcacagtggttaagaatccacctgccaatgcaggggacatgggtttaatccctagtccaggaagatcccacatgccgcggagcaactaagcccatgcgccgcaactactgagctcacgtgctgcaactactgagcccatgtgccacaactactgaagcccacgtgctgcaactactgaagcctgcgagccacaagtactgagcccgcgcgccacaacgaagagtaaccaccacaatgagaagcccgcgcaccaaaacaaagagtagcccctgctccccagaactagagaaagcccacacccagcaacaaagatccaacacagccaaaaatttaaaaaataaaaaaataaaataaagcatccTTAACTCAGTTAAAACTGTTCATTCCTCTTTTCtaacatgtctttttttaaaatgtctttcttgtTTTGATTTCTAGAGCTGGTTACTAAATGATCAGTACTGCATTGTTTACAAAGGCCTCAGCTAGCCACCAACTCCCCCCAGAGGGaataaaagtaagtaaataaaaggtGAAAATGTGTTGAAAATTTCTGTTGAGGGAACTGCATTTTGGTGGAGGAGAAAACATAAATAGATTAGATTAAAATGAACCTGACCCAGATAATTCgcttattgtcattatttttaaaagaacaaaacacataattatgtttattataGAGCAgacatatatgtttgtgtataatATGTGTATGTGgaaatatgcatacatatatacacacgcacacgaCTATACAAACACAGTCTAAAAAAGGGAAGTTTGTAGTGAGAAGGCCCCCAAATATCTGGTTCTGTGCCTTATTGTCctggagctttttttttcttccctgattgctctGGGTGTAGATACCAATTTCTGGAATAGGATAATACCcagagagagaacaaaaagacACCTTCCAAAATTACCTTTCTTATCCTCAGTAGGATATCTCACCAATGATGTAAAAATTCATATAGGTTTCAtcaagggaaattaaaaatatgtaccaAGGGTCATATAACTTAACTGAGAGCTCACCTGATTTATTCAACTTAAGGAAAATAAGGGCAATCTGGCTCATTAAATTGCAGTGTGTTCTAATCTACCATAGGgctaatgactgaggtttcaggGAACTGAAAACCTTTTTATCCAAGTTTCGTTCGCTCTTGTTAGCTTATTCTCATTGGATAAATGACTAGGGAAAACATATAGCTTATCAAATGACTTGATTCAGTTTTCAGCGTTACTGACT contains the following coding sequences:
- the PNPLA4 gene encoding patatin-like phospholipase domain-containing protein 4 isoform X7; protein product: MARLRSGVEAILPPNAHELAHDRLHVSITNTETRENYLVSSFPSREDLIKVLLASSFVPVYAGLKPVEYKGQKWVDGGFTNSLPLLPVGRTVTISPFSGRMDISPRGKGQLDFYVTITKQDILLSVANLVRLHQALFPPSKTIMESLYHRGFDDAIKFLLKESWFEYNA